ataagaagaaaaataGCAGTAAGGTTAGTAGTTAGGATTTAGGGTCTATAACTTAAAGTTTAAAGAATATAATTTAGAATaatattatctattttatttttaaataattattttgtaaatactttataaggtaaatcttcaaaatataatatttttattttgggtaACTCTTTCAAatagatatttttaagtttttatcacaaaaatagttttaatgagaaaaatgactaaaataaatttcattattgAGGCAAGAGACATTTATAccttagatatataaatacaaataaataataaaataaataataataaataaataaatattatagttttaaattatatgttttcaaattcaaacttatttataaacaaataaaaaatttattttttcaaattattttgtttaattcgaaaatactttttgaaactgtttttaaatttttaattttaatttcaaaattaattttataaaaaatttctttattttttcaatttttggaattttaaagatctttttaagtttttagaaaattttggaagagtttttattttttaaaaagaaaaataaaattttaattttaatttttatgctctaaattaattttataaaaatcttctttatttttttattttttgtggaattttaaagatcttattaagtttttagagaattttttatatttaatatgtaccaaataaaagtaaacatgttagtaaaTACATTGAAAGTGCCAGTAGTCCAGTGGTAAAATACCTTGCCATTTGACCAaccaacctgggttcgaatccaggggtctacaacgccaacaataaacgatgtcaaatatttctgttaaatttattgacggcgtgctaaattggcaagtcagcgaaaacatagttaattaattctaaagtcaatgaaagtttagtgtttttttggtcagcccaaaagtttatgtttcttttggcaattcgtgcaaagttgaggttttttttggccgaattttTTTGGCAATTCGTGCAAAGTTAAGTAATAATTTTCTTACTAAAACGAGCAAAAATATgtgtaattttaaataaaataaaataaatatttttattttaaataggaCTTTCAAAATTCGGACCGCCTCTAATGGCATCTCCAACGATATTCTATTTGTTACTCTAAAATGAAAGGAAATAGAGTACGGAGTAAGAAATGCTTTAATCCAACTTCATATCTCATTGTATAATAGAGTTTACTCCATAAAtagaataatttattttttatttgttcagtACTCTATCATAGAATGAGATATGGAGTTTGGCTGGAGAGattttactccattttttaattctattttttaaaaaaaatgaaattttaaagtagcaaacataaacataattttaaaaaaatattgatattcatcatatttttagGTTATTATACCAAATGTCCCTTTATTATTAACAAACGTACATCAAATACTAGCAAACATAAACTTAAAGTAGTCTTGTAGGCAGCTTTAATTGCTCTTATTACACGTCGATTCCAACTAAGAAACTTCAAACATAACTCTGGCGTAGTATTATACATACACGCGTGAGTTGACACTTGACACACACCACACCATACACCTCGTACCCAAAGTCGGACATTGCACATTATTCATTGCAACTATAAAGACTTAAAGACTCACACAACACACACAAAGAGTAACCGTCTACTCTTCTGCCAAGAGATATTCATCGATATCTTTTGAAATTTCAACAGCAAGCTGGAGGATAGTTTCAGGGTGACCAGCGTCTACGATTATTTTCTCGTACTCCATGTGCCATTTCACAACACTACCAGGCTCTCCATGTTTAGGGATCACTTGGATTGTGGACACAAAACTCTTGAAATCTTTCATCATATCACCTTCTATAACCCTGAACTTGATCAGgttcttctctggatccactgCCTCGACCCTCTTCTTGGTCATTGCTGCCTCTCCATCTGCACCAATTGTTAAACTTTTGCTTATATAGGTTGGGGTGGGGGGCATTGACGAATCAacgtaaatgtttttttcaaaaacttaatTCGACTTTTCAATTAAGATTTGATATCTTTTTTCTGTTCTAAGCAGCTTTTGTTACTTAAATtgaaattgtatatttaaaaaacagTTCAGATTTCGGTTTAAAATTCAATggttaaaaacaataaataatgtACATATAACTTACCATGAACGAACCGGgcctcgtggtctggtggtataggaacctcggctgaagtgcccgccatcacgagttcgagccccggccacagcggatttaacatcccttccgttggaGCGCTGGACCCCCTACggggatagttgggaatgtggctgcccagataccagagttaccaaaaaaaacttaccaTGAACGTAGTTCCAGAGGACCACTGAAGCGAGTTTGCCCCAGTCGCCTTCTAGTAACTCACAACTCTTGATCTTGCCTGGAGTTGCTTCAAGCCATTCGCCTTGTCTTCCTGCGAACATGTCATGGAACTTTCCAGCAGAAGCTTTGATCTCCACATCTGCCTCAAGCTTTCCCACCAAACTAGTCGCTTCCGCCATGATTTTTGCTTACTTAAGGAAAATGTtaggattttatttttatttttttttttttggaatccaGGGTTCCCCGGTTCGCGGGTCAATTCCTGGGCCCGGTCAGGCAGCAGGCCAGCTTCACCCGGGAGGTTTTTCCCTGAGCCCGAAGGCCCAGTACCCGCTTTGGTGTCCAGATGAGGCAGGGTAGTTTCCGCATGGGGGGATCGAACCcggatggtggttgccaccacagGCCCGTCCTTCCACTTGGACTACCTCGTCCGGACAAAATGTCAGGATTTTTGGAGAGAAGTGAGTTATCTTTTGATTTCTTTAGCCTCTATATGTAGAGGAATGAGTGAGCAAGTGTCGAATAATTGAACgatattttattaagtttgaGTTTTGATTGGAGCAGCTCCAAAGGTTGGAGagaatttctaaaaattaaaaaaaaggaaaaaacaaaattaaagaaattaaagaaaaagaatgaaTCTGTTCCAAAATTGGACTCTTTAAGAACCGGTTAAAAACTTTTTCCTCCACATGTCATCCTCTAAATACATCAGGTTCCACTTGTCTGTATCTTACTaattcaattgttttatttaaattgaaattaaattatttagtttaattattattattttgtttttaagaacctcttttttaaaaactaatagataatgatgctcttaggcTTCTAACTCAAAAATGTTAGCAATCAtacattaattttcttttttttaggtTTGATTTAAGATGTGTTGTAGTTGAGTTACAACTTTGACTTAAATCCTTTATAAAATTGTTAACTCAAGTCAAAAACTTATATCAACCAAAATCTCATGTTTTAGAAGTTGAgttaaaattttgattgattttttgtgtaaaaaatgaaaaacgtgAGCAAATATTGTGTGCCATAAATAGTCTACCTAAATTTATGATggtcaaagattttatattatttttattcctaattttttgaattattcaaaCGTTTAaccaattattataaaaaatcttaagttaaattctattttataactgaaaaaaaatattagtcaaaaaattctatataattttttgctATTATTGgggtttttaatttaaagttcaagctattattattaatatttcatttcatttaaattattattgatATTAGAATAAATAGTATTAGTAGCTATTATAATacctagaaaataataaatagtattaGTAGTTATTATATACtccaaattatttttcaaactttttatttttatttatttaaaatagcttaatcttttatttttttttaataaaaaaattacatttatatgtttatatattcaattcttttatttagAATTCATTCTATAACTTACACATCAAAAAGGTTACCAATCAtcaattttaataaatgatAATTCTTATTTTTACTGCAAACTTAGCACATAAACATACAGCTTTTACCACATACTTTTTACTGCAAGTTACATCGATTTACAAACCATATTGTAATTTAATTCTAACTAGATCTCGggccgcgcaaccgcgcggatttttgttttcaatactaaattagtatatattataatatatattataatatatgtgtctatcaatttttaaagcataataagtttacggtatatttttttcattgaataaattgtttcaaactttcacatgtatttgtatcttcttctatatatatatatttggattattatttcattattaaatttgtaactatatatataaagattagtaaaatatttttttattgtcatattcaaagatattgtaacatttcacaaatttagaaagtttttttaaaaaaataaacttttcgctttatagatttatattatcgagcaaataattaaatatttaatttttgtttaatttttaaaataaactatatagtttaaaatttgttttctttggttgaagttagtaaagattaatcattgttagataatatgatttttcttattttaaaactttttttataattttaaaagttaacatcgacaaatatttaaatatttaacatatagagatatagtattacaacattaaattatatctatttaatttatactatctataaatctttgaatcatctattgtttaaatccaattattgatagcccaataaaaatttctggtagacccaaaatttaaatgataagattagaaattaaaagtaacatgactttctaggaatatgtctattaggtccatttttaaaaaaaatcacacatgaattgagtcataacttttattttaatagtatagatagtaCATGTCACCTTTCAGACCAATAATGAATGAAGTTTCACATCAATAGCTGGagaaataattaactaatacaTAAAAGAACAATGGCTCCGACCGGTAACATGTGGTATTAAGATTGAGTTGCAGTATGATTTATAATTTGATGTAATCTGCAGTAAAAATTATGTGGAAAAACtgtaagtttatgtggtaaagTTGcagtaaaaatcaaaaatttcatttttaaaaatttgtaattaGTAACATTTTCGATGTATAAATTGCAGCATggatttttaataacaaaattgaatatataaacatataaatagtgaaaatattatttaaaaaatatgaaccaTCAAactattttaaagtaaataaattaaaaggtttattttaaattagtataaaaattgaaaaataattttcaatatatattattttctaatattatgacactaataatactatatatatatatatatatatatatatatatattctaata
This Brassica napus cultivar Da-Ae chromosome C6, Da-Ae, whole genome shotgun sequence DNA region includes the following protein-coding sequences:
- the LOC125589095 gene encoding MLP-like protein 31; the encoded protein is MAEATSLVGKLEADVEIKASAGKFHDMFAGRQGEWLEATPGKIKSCELLEGDWGKLASVVLWNYVHDGEAAMTKKRVEAVDPEKNLIKFRVIEGDMMKDFKSFVSTIQVIPKHGEPGSVVKWHMEYEKIIVDAGHPETILQLAVEISKDIDEYLLAEE